Proteins encoded by one window of Clostridium bornimense:
- a CDS encoding DUF6055 domain-containing protein gives MPKLKFLVICIAIILNVLLCNKLSTMIINKKSTPNTEIEEINDTSNDPYKNRDSFYSLNDKSINRRSSEHFQIIWGNDDNSNIINSDFIEGNLANLENMRKVYIDTLEMKDTGKSIKNKSGKYKTNIYLSDTGLKKIKNKNQYTGCDDDGFAYIIVSPSLIRVDPPSWVLAQKYAHAVILHQGGALDNNWSDAMANWLRNQYLGSDKYCHNDTIYGPASSFFKSIVLNSNLAFPQEKNAYDSWPFITYISENPDNLEGLGIELIHTILENDDITNPFDAITKNTKISLQDVIGNYSKRMITMDFARQNNYLTYLKELKSDSANNDIIFTNLDLPKNSWVSIPDDKAPQQGGYNIIPINNYNENSSITVDFKGIKNKDTDDWRATIVAFNKDKSTTYSSTWNDGENTLKLSGNEVAVYLIVAATPKTFQDISKIDADKITSYPYKIKLISTEDTTAENADNSKDSNDTNISSNNNSSNNSDNSDDTINNSDSNNTNKPSATKDKIKVEMYNKINQPVYNNITPCFRITNAGKTSINLKNIKIRYYYTKDGNEKQVFECDWCSFDSNSITANFGSINKGNNADYYLDLSFNSNEVLKPNGNIYLYGRIHKNNWTNFNQSNDYSFNSSSNDYVEWKKVTAYIDGTLVWGNEP, from the coding sequence ATGCCTAAACTAAAATTCCTTGTAATTTGTATTGCTATAATCCTTAATGTACTTCTTTGTAATAAGCTTTCTACGATGATTATAAATAAAAAGTCAACACCCAATACAGAAATTGAAGAAATAAACGACACTAGTAATGATCCCTATAAAAATAGAGATTCTTTTTATTCTTTAAACGATAAATCAATAAATCGCCGTTCCTCTGAACATTTTCAAATAATATGGGGAAATGACGATAATTCAAATATTATAAATTCAGACTTTATAGAAGGTAATTTAGCTAACTTAGAAAATATGAGAAAAGTATATATAGATACTTTAGAAATGAAAGATACAGGAAAATCAATAAAAAATAAATCAGGCAAATATAAAACAAATATATACTTATCTGATACAGGACTAAAAAAAATAAAAAATAAAAATCAATACACTGGTTGTGACGATGATGGCTTTGCATATATAATAGTAAGTCCTTCGCTAATAAGAGTAGATCCTCCAAGCTGGGTATTAGCTCAAAAGTATGCCCATGCTGTTATATTGCATCAAGGTGGAGCATTAGATAATAATTGGTCTGATGCTATGGCTAATTGGCTTAGAAATCAATACCTTGGTAGTGATAAGTACTGTCATAATGATACTATATATGGACCAGCATCAAGTTTTTTTAAGTCCATTGTGTTAAACTCTAACTTAGCTTTTCCACAAGAAAAGAATGCTTATGATTCCTGGCCTTTTATTACCTATATATCAGAAAATCCTGATAACTTAGAAGGTTTAGGCATAGAATTAATACATACTATTTTAGAAAATGATGATATTACAAACCCCTTTGATGCAATAACTAAAAATACAAAAATTTCATTACAAGATGTTATAGGAAACTATAGTAAAAGAATGATCACCATGGATTTTGCTCGGCAAAACAACTACTTAACATACTTAAAAGAATTAAAGTCCGATTCCGCTAATAATGATATTATTTTTACTAATTTAGATTTGCCTAAAAATAGCTGGGTTTCTATTCCCGATGATAAAGCACCTCAGCAAGGTGGATATAATATAATACCTATTAATAATTATAATGAAAATTCATCTATAACAGTAGATTTTAAAGGAATAAAAAACAAAGATACTGATGATTGGCGAGCAACTATCGTAGCTTTTAATAAAGATAAATCTACTACATATTCTTCAACTTGGAATGATGGTGAAAACACATTAAAACTTTCTGGAAATGAAGTTGCAGTCTATTTAATTGTAGCGGCAACACCAAAAACTTTTCAGGATATATCTAAAATAGATGCTGATAAAATAACTTCTTATCCTTATAAGATAAAATTAATATCAACAGAAGATACTACAGCAGAAAATGCTGATAATTCAAAAGATAGTAATGATACTAATATCTCTAGCAATAACAATAGTTCCAATAATAGTGATAATAGTGATGATACTATAAATAATAGTGATTCAAATAATACTAATAAACCTTCAGCAACAAAAGATAAAATAAAAGTAGAAATGTATAATAAAATTAACCAGCCTGTATATAATAATATAACTCCCTGCTTTAGGATAACTAATGCAGGGAAAACATCTATTAATTTAAAAAATATTAAAATCCGTTACTATTATACAAAAGACGGAAATGAAAAGCAGGTTTTTGAATGTGATTGGTGTTCTTTTGACAGCAATTCTATCACTGCTAACTTTGGTTCCATAAATAAAGGTAATAATGCTGACTATTATTTAGATTTATCTTTTAATTCTAATGAAGTACTTAAACCTAACGGTAACATTTATCTTTATGGTAGAATTCATAAAAATAATTGGACAAACTTTAATCAAAGCAATGACTATTCCTTTAATAGTTCTTCTAACGATTATGTTGAATGGAAAAAAGTCACTGCTTATATTGATGGAACTCT
- a CDS encoding glycoside hydrolase family 3 protein → MAKIIKVIAILSAVVMSMKFGGWLAIECKNYSSERMAIVRESETDEEKIKRIRSIIDEMTIEEKIGQLIMSGFSGKKYNEDLKSLIVEEKIGGVIYSISNIEDVQQMVRLNNEIKVENENNKIPIFITVDEEGGSVSRMPSELMEIPTNEEIGKMNNENTSFNIGSAIGEEVLALGFNVNLAPVLDVNTNDKNTVIGDRSFGNDEELVSRLGIAMMNGMKESNVIAGIKHFPGYGDASSDSYVGLPVLENDLARLEVVEFRPFMDAIKAGADLVMVSNIKLTKVDSENPATMSEMVVDDILRRYMGYDGVIITDDMSMDAITSNYDIGDAAVKSILAGTDIIMVCNKYDNVIKVIDAINDAFLDEKITEDRIDESVERILLLKDKYNVVDNPIVVPDVEDINKKMDKALNGK, encoded by the coding sequence ATGGCAAAAATAATTAAGGTTATTGCAATTTTATCCGCTGTTGTCATGTCAATGAAGTTTGGTGGATGGTTAGCAATAGAATGTAAAAATTATTCGAGTGAGAGGATGGCTATAGTTAGAGAATCAGAGACCGATGAAGAAAAAATTAAAAGAATTAGATCAATAATAGATGAGATGACTATAGAAGAAAAAATTGGACAACTTATAATGTCAGGGTTTAGTGGGAAGAAATATAATGAAGATTTAAAATCATTAATAGTAGAAGAAAAAATAGGTGGAGTAATATATTCTATTAGTAATATTGAAGACGTTCAACAAATGGTAAGATTAAATAATGAAATAAAGGTAGAAAATGAAAATAATAAAATTCCTATTTTTATTACAGTAGATGAAGAAGGGGGATCAGTTTCTAGAATGCCTTCTGAACTTATGGAAATACCGACTAATGAAGAAATTGGTAAAATGAACAATGAGAATACAAGCTTTAATATAGGTAGTGCTATAGGTGAAGAAGTATTAGCCTTAGGCTTTAATGTTAATCTTGCACCAGTGCTAGATGTTAATACTAATGATAAAAACACTGTTATTGGAGATAGATCTTTTGGTAACGATGAAGAACTTGTAAGTAGATTAGGAATAGCTATGATGAATGGTATGAAAGAAAGCAATGTAATTGCAGGAATAAAGCATTTTCCAGGTTATGGTGATGCAAGTAGTGATTCATATGTAGGTTTACCAGTATTAGAAAATGATTTAGCAAGATTAGAGGTAGTAGAATTTCGTCCTTTTATGGATGCAATAAAGGCAGGAGCTGATTTAGTTATGGTATCTAACATCAAACTAACCAAGGTTGATAGTGAAAATCCAGCAACAATGTCAGAGATGGTAGTAGATGATATTTTAAGAAGGTATATGGGTTATGATGGTGTAATAATAACTGATGATATGTCGATGGATGCAATAACTAGTAATTATGATATTGGTGATGCTGCAGTAAAATCTATTTTAGCAGGAACAGATATAATAATGGTATGTAATAAATATGATAATGTTATAAAAGTAATAGATGCAATTAATGATGCTTTTCTAGATGAAAAAATAACAGAAGACAGAATAGATGAAAGTGTTGAAAGAATATTATTGTTAAAAGATAAATATAATGTTGTAGATAATCCTATAGTTGTACCAGATGTAGAAGATATTAATAAGAAAATGGATAAAGCTTTAAATGGGAAATAA